The Brevinematales bacterium genome includes a region encoding these proteins:
- the cobA gene encoding uroporphyrinogen-III C-methyltransferase: protein MKGIVYIVGSGPGDKNLITVKGAKILAQCDVVVYDYLCGTDVLEHCKEECEKICAESFSRNHSGDRITKMYKFIISKVKEGKKVVRLKGGDPSIFARLTEEEKILLENKIEYRVIPGVTAGLACASYYGISLTSRHNSPKVSFITAHESQEKSISFIEWNKIGTNETLVIYMGVEKIKEVSENLIKISKLSPNTPVLAISNISKLNQKHIISSLDNIHLDVTNHNIKPPTIFIVGDIVKDEEILNWYKRQKKIIFTGISEERFFEEGIIFHIPMVKIVPLDDYSELKMYITRVSKGEFDWIVFCSRYGVLYFFKSLLEMGFDSRTLGSVKISAIGMSTANALKNHGIIPDLVPQNESSEGLLEAFRNVPRGRIFMPRSDLSDKGLGNGFKNLGFEVEECIAYRNIMPQGLPDIEFSLIDEIIFTSPSTIRNFIKRYNKIPENVNIRCIGPKTENELRKILPNF from the coding sequence ATGAAAGGAATAGTATATATAGTTGGTAGTGGACCTGGAGACAAAAATTTGATAACTGTCAAAGGCGCTAAAATTTTAGCACAATGCGATGTTGTAGTTTACGACTACTTGTGTGGTACAGATGTTTTAGAGCATTGCAAAGAAGAGTGTGAAAAAATATGTGCTGAAAGCTTCAGCAGAAATCACTCAGGTGATAGAATAACAAAAATGTACAAATTTATAATAAGCAAGGTAAAAGAAGGCAAGAAAGTTGTTAGACTAAAAGGAGGAGATCCATCAATATTTGCAAGACTTACTGAAGAGGAAAAAATACTTCTAGAAAACAAAATAGAATATAGAGTTATACCAGGAGTAACTGCAGGTTTAGCATGCGCTTCCTATTACGGTATATCACTTACTAGTAGACACAACTCTCCTAAAGTCTCATTTATCACGGCACATGAATCTCAAGAAAAATCAATAAGTTTCATTGAATGGAACAAGATAGGTACTAACGAAACATTAGTTATATACATGGGTGTTGAGAAAATAAAAGAAGTTTCAGAAAACCTAATAAAAATATCAAAACTATCCCCCAATACGCCTGTACTGGCAATATCAAATATATCAAAACTAAACCAAAAACACATAATATCTTCCTTAGATAATATACATCTAGATGTTACCAACCACAATATAAAGCCTCCCACTATATTCATAGTAGGAGACATAGTAAAAGATGAAGAAATATTAAACTGGTATAAAAGGCAAAAAAAAATCATCTTTACAGGAATATCTGAGGAAAGATTCTTTGAAGAAGGAATAATTTTCCATATACCTATGGTAAAGATTGTTCCCTTGGATGATTATTCTGAACTTAAGATGTACATAACTAGAGTATCAAAAGGAGAATTCGACTGGATTGTTTTCTGTAGTAGATACGGTGTTCTATACTTTTTTAAATCTTTACTTGAAATGGGCTTTGATTCAAGGACTTTAGGCTCGGTAAAAATATCAGCAATAGGAATGTCAACCGCAAATGCTTTGAAAAACCATGGAATAATTCCAGATCTAGTACCCCAAAATGAATCTTCAGAAGGACTTCTTGAAGCATTTAGAAATGTACCTAGGGGAAGAATATTTATGCCAAGATCAGATCTATCAGACAAAGGTCTAGGTAATGGTTTTAAAAACCTAGGGTTTGAAGTTGAAGAATGTATAGCATATAGAAATATAATGCCACAAGGTCTACCTGACATAGAATTCTCATTGATCGATGAGATAATATTCACATCTCCTTCAACAATAAGAAACTTTATCAAAAGGTATAATAAGATACCTGAAAATGTTAACATCAGGTGTATAGGCCCTAAGACAGAAAATGAACTAAGAAAAATTTTACCTAATTTTTAA
- a CDS encoding inorganic phosphate transporter produces the protein MDKHVIDTLLIIFSSLWAINMGASGFAVSFGTLYGTKKASFLVCVIFFTIFIVIGAVSVGEYVAKTLSSKVIPKEVISKNSWIITVVLFSAGINLLISNLLKVPSSTSIIIMMSFLGAGLYLSSLIWETFLLSIVVWIASMLITYFSTLWITKLFYPPRYDNLWLYQKFVNRKHFLFWIVLVVSIYNAYSLGTNNVANVVGPFIAIFNVDMFLAFVLFSLLFGVGALVLGKGVIKTVGDEIIPIGLWSATIVSIVTSTLTIVSSLLGLPFPTVIVVSSSIIAIGIVKKEVSHYYSFKNPITRKILRVWLFSSISPTISTFLICLIIDMVFGL, from the coding sequence ATGGATAAACATGTTATAGATACACTTCTAATTATTTTCTCTTCGTTGTGGGCTATAAACATGGGTGCATCCGGTTTTGCAGTTTCTTTCGGAACGCTTTATGGAACTAAAAAAGCATCGTTTTTGGTTTGTGTTATTTTTTTCACTATCTTTATTGTAATTGGAGCAGTTTCCGTCGGTGAATATGTAGCAAAAACATTATCTTCAAAGGTCATACCTAAAGAAGTAATATCAAAAAATAGTTGGATTATTACTGTTGTATTATTTTCTGCAGGTATCAACTTACTCATATCAAACCTATTAAAAGTTCCATCATCAACAAGCATAATAATCATGATGTCATTTCTTGGTGCAGGACTGTACTTATCCAGCTTGATATGGGAAACTTTTCTATTATCCATAGTAGTTTGGATTGCTTCTATGTTAATAACATACTTTTCAACACTCTGGATTACCAAACTATTCTATCCTCCAAGGTACGATAACCTTTGGTTATATCAAAAATTTGTAAATAGAAAGCATTTCTTATTCTGGATCGTCCTCGTGGTATCAATTTACAATGCCTACTCTTTAGGAACAAATAACGTAGCAAATGTAGTAGGTCCTTTCATTGCAATATTTAATGTTGACATGTTTCTAGCTTTTGTATTGTTCTCTCTACTCTTTGGTGTAGGAGCATTAGTTCTTGGAAAGGGTGTAATAAAAACTGTTGGAGATGAAATAATACCAATAGGATTATGGTCTGCTACCATCGTATCAATTGTCACATCTACATTAACAATAGTTTCATCACTTTTAGGCTTACCATTTCCAACAGTAATAGTCGTTTCTTCATCTATAATAGCAATAGGAATAGTAAAAAAAGAAGTATCTCATTACTATTCCTTCAAAAACCCAATAACTAGAAAAATCCTAAGAGTATGGCTATTCTCATCTATATCTCCAACTATATCCACCTTTCTTATTTGCTTGATAATAGACATGGTATTTGGGTTATGA
- a CDS encoding GTP-binding protein — protein MLEVLKFFTCGNVDDGKSTLIGRLLYDSKAISVDIIEALSKRGNKPPNATIDLALITDGLKAEREQGITIDVAYKYFSTSKRKFMLVDTPGHLQYTRNMITGASGCDLGIILVDVRNGMTEQTKRHMIISSILEIPHLLICVNKMDLVGYDKDVFDKVSSEIVEFFRKIDKHEITLIPISAYLGDNVVKRSTNMPWYKGPTVLELLENIEIEYENFEKSRFQVQYIIRPNNIQDYRGYAGRVISGVYRIGDKVKILPNNYITKIIRIESNLKDVNEVISPYNCIIHLKDDYDIPRGTYIVKEGEEPIVSNEFVSYIFWMDERKKLVEGDKLIIMMGTLVSKCVIKEIIYKVDINTLNEIPSKEISSNEIAKVIIKTADPVPYDYYSDHRWTGCFILIDEITNNTVAGGTING, from the coding sequence ATGCTAGAAGTTCTAAAATTTTTTACTTGCGGAAATGTTGATGACGGCAAAAGCACACTTATAGGTAGATTATTATATGATAGCAAAGCAATCTCTGTTGATATAATCGAAGCACTATCAAAAAGAGGTAACAAACCTCCTAACGCAACCATCGATCTTGCTTTGATAACTGATGGACTTAAAGCAGAAAGAGAACAAGGAATAACAATCGATGTAGCCTATAAGTACTTCTCTACAAGCAAAAGAAAATTTATGTTGGTTGATACTCCAGGACATCTTCAGTATACAAGGAATATGATAACTGGAGCATCTGGATGTGATCTTGGAATAATACTCGTTGATGTAAGAAACGGAATGACAGAACAGACTAAAAGACACATGATAATATCATCCATACTTGAAATACCACACCTTCTAATATGTGTCAATAAGATGGATTTAGTTGGCTATGATAAAGATGTTTTTGACAAGGTATCATCTGAAATAGTTGAGTTTTTTAGAAAAATTGATAAACACGAAATTACACTAATACCTATTAGCGCTTATCTCGGTGATAACGTTGTTAAAAGATCTACTAACATGCCTTGGTACAAAGGTCCTACAGTCTTAGAACTACTCGAGAATATCGAGATAGAATATGAAAACTTCGAAAAATCAAGATTTCAAGTCCAATACATCATAAGACCTAACAACATACAAGATTACAGGGGATACGCAGGAAGAGTTATTTCTGGAGTTTACAGAATCGGAGATAAAGTTAAAATACTACCAAACAACTATATTACAAAGATTATAAGAATAGAATCAAACCTTAAGGACGTTAACGAAGTAATCTCACCTTATAACTGTATTATACACTTAAAGGATGACTACGACATACCTCGTGGAACATATATAGTAAAAGAAGGAGAAGAACCAATAGTGAGTAATGAGTTCGTATCATACATATTTTGGATGGATGAAAGAAAAAAATTAGTCGAAGGTGACAAGTTGATTATCATGATGGGCACTTTAGTAAGCAAGTGTGTTATCAAAGAAATAATATACAAAGTAGATATAAACACTCTTAATGAAATACCTAGCAAAGAAATATCATCTAATGAAATAGCAAAAGTTATCATCAAAACTGCCGATCCAGTACCTTACGACTACTATTCAGACCATAGATGGACTGGTTGTTTTATACTGATTGATGAAATAACAAACAACACAGTTGCCGGAGGAACAATCAATGGATAA
- the hemL gene encoding glutamate-1-semialdehyde 2,1-aminomutase — protein MMKRWAKNNIEAFELANKYIPGGVSSPVRSFYQVGGVPFFVSRAKSSKIYDIEGKEYIDYVMSWGALILGHSNSDVISAVKEQIYYGTTYGAPTEIEYILAKTISECIPSMEMIRFVNSGTEACMSAVRLARAFTGKSKVIKFEGCYHGHADYFLVSAGSGVANLQVPSSRGVTENLIKDTIVLPFNDVEKFLNTVETEDGISCIIVEPIPANMGVVIPKKGFLETLQRVCKEKNILLIFDEVITGFRFGLCGVQDIIGIKPDITCLGKIIGGGFPLACFGGRRDIMKLLAPLGEVYQAGTLSGNPIAVVAGIKTLELLKKLDYRYLESISVDLVEGIRDILSKKFKNSNTKVVINRFRSLFSVFFSQGESVENFSDVRNSDKGLFSKFFHHLLKNGVFIPPSVFETFFISFSHTRKDIQKTLDVVLSLDF, from the coding sequence ATGATGAAAAGATGGGCTAAAAATAATATTGAGGCATTTGAATTAGCAAACAAATATATTCCAGGTGGAGTGTCTTCCCCCGTTAGATCATTTTATCAAGTTGGTGGGGTTCCTTTTTTTGTGAGTAGAGCTAAGTCATCCAAAATATACGATATAGAAGGTAAAGAGTATATAGATTATGTAATGTCTTGGGGAGCGCTAATATTGGGACATTCAAATAGTGATGTAATAAGTGCAGTTAAAGAACAAATTTATTATGGTACAACTTATGGTGCTCCGACGGAAATAGAGTATATACTTGCAAAAACAATATCAGAGTGTATTCCTTCTATGGAAATGATAAGGTTTGTCAATTCAGGGACTGAAGCATGTATGAGTGCGGTGAGACTAGCTAGAGCATTTACTGGAAAAAGTAAAGTAATAAAGTTTGAAGGTTGTTATCACGGTCATGCAGATTACTTTTTAGTTTCAGCTGGTTCTGGGGTTGCGAATTTGCAAGTACCTTCAAGTAGAGGTGTTACAGAGAATCTAATAAAAGATACTATAGTATTACCGTTTAATGATGTAGAAAAGTTTCTTAATACAGTTGAGACAGAAGATGGTATATCGTGTATTATAGTAGAACCAATTCCAGCTAACATGGGGGTAGTTATACCAAAGAAAGGATTTTTGGAAACTTTACAAAGAGTATGTAAAGAGAAAAATATACTTCTGATATTTGATGAGGTTATAACTGGTTTTAGATTTGGTTTATGTGGTGTACAAGACATAATTGGTATAAAGCCGGATATTACTTGCCTTGGTAAGATAATTGGTGGAGGGTTTCCTTTGGCTTGCTTTGGTGGAAGAAGGGATATAATGAAATTATTAGCACCATTGGGGGAAGTATACCAAGCTGGTACTCTTTCAGGAAACCCTATTGCTGTAGTCGCGGGTATTAAAACTCTAGAATTGCTGAAAAAACTAGACTATAGATATCTTGAGTCGATTTCAGTAGATCTAGTAGAGGGTATTAGAGATATATTGTCAAAGAAATTCAAAAACTCAAATACTAAGGTAGTAATTAATAGGTTTAGAAGTCTTTTCTCAGTGTTTTTTTCTCAGGGTGAGTCTGTAGAGAACTTCTCTGATGTTAGAAATTCAGATAAAGGATTATTTTCAAAATTCTTTCATCATTTGCTGAAGAATGGGGTATTCATACCTCCGTCTGTGTTCGAAACTTTTTTTATTTCTTTCTCGCATACTAGAAAAGATATACAAAAAACCCTTGATGTAGTGCTCTCATTAGACTTTTAG
- a CDS encoding phosphoadenylyl-sulfate reductase, which produces MKIDFESLKADEVIRWALNEFKDKVALSSSFSAEDVVIIDMMISIGEELGLNPNIFTIDTGRLPNETYEIIDRIRDRYKIEIKVYFPNYKEVEEMVNKYRMNLFYESIEKRKLCCEIRKVKPLKRALEGLNAWITGLRREQSITRKDIKKVEIDDIHNGIYKINPIADWSEVMVWNYIKEKKLPYNTLYDKGYTSIGCEPCTRAIKRTEDIRNGRWWWESPEHKECGIHTKKF; this is translated from the coding sequence ATGAAAATAGATTTTGAGTCTCTAAAAGCAGATGAGGTTATAAGGTGGGCTTTGAATGAATTCAAAGACAAGGTAGCTTTATCATCGAGTTTTAGTGCAGAAGATGTAGTTATAATAGACATGATGATAAGTATAGGTGAAGAGTTAGGTTTAAATCCTAATATCTTTACAATAGATACCGGAAGACTACCCAATGAGACCTATGAAATTATTGATAGAATTAGAGACAGATATAAAATCGAGATTAAAGTTTACTTCCCTAACTATAAGGAAGTTGAAGAAATGGTTAATAAATACAGAATGAATTTATTTTACGAAAGCATTGAAAAGAGAAAATTGTGCTGTGAAATAAGAAAGGTAAAACCTTTAAAAAGAGCACTCGAAGGATTAAATGCTTGGATTACTGGGCTAAGGAGAGAACAATCCATAACAAGAAAAGATATAAAAAAAGTAGAAATAGATGATATTCACAATGGTATATACAAAATAAATCCTATTGCTGACTGGTCTGAAGTGATGGTATGGAATTACATCAAAGAAAAGAAACTTCCCTATAATACCCTTTATGACAAAGGGTACACTAGTATAGGATGCGAACCATGTACTAGAGCTATAAAAAGAACGGAAGACATAAGAAATGGAAGATGGTGGTGGGAATCTCCAGAACACAAAGAATGTGGTATACACACTAAGAAATTTTAG
- the cysD gene encoding sulfate adenylyltransferase subunit CysD — MKKHIDYLDYLESEAIYILREVAGQFQKPVLLFSGGKDSIVLVHLSLKAFRPGKFPYPLLHIDTGHNFPETIEFRDNLVREIGETLIVRYVEDTIKLRGLEDATGKLPSRNTLQTYTLLDTIQEFEFDACIGGARREEEKARAKERIFSIRDEFGQWDPKKQRPELWNILNGRIKKGENVRVFPLSNWTEIDIWNYILRENIKLPSIYFAHYRDCIEYKGKLVAVSTFIKIDPNDKIVRKKVRFRTVGDMTCTAAIESNADTIEKIIEELLSTNTSERGATRLDDTISETAMEDRKKVGYF, encoded by the coding sequence ATGAAAAAGCACATAGACTATCTCGATTACTTAGAGTCTGAAGCTATATACATACTAAGAGAAGTAGCTGGACAATTTCAAAAGCCTGTTTTACTATTTTCTGGTGGCAAGGATTCTATAGTTCTGGTTCATTTATCCTTGAAGGCATTTAGACCTGGCAAATTCCCATATCCTTTATTACATATTGACACAGGACACAACTTTCCAGAAACAATAGAGTTCAGAGATAATCTCGTCAGAGAAATTGGAGAAACACTAATAGTAAGATACGTTGAAGATACTATTAAACTACGAGGTCTTGAAGATGCTACAGGTAAGTTACCAAGTAGGAATACATTACAAACGTACACATTACTTGATACCATTCAAGAATTTGAGTTTGATGCTTGTATAGGTGGAGCTAGAAGAGAAGAAGAGAAAGCAAGAGCAAAAGAAAGAATATTCTCAATTAGAGATGAATTTGGTCAATGGGATCCTAAAAAGCAAAGACCTGAGCTTTGGAACATACTAAACGGTAGGATAAAAAAAGGAGAAAACGTAAGAGTATTTCCTTTGAGTAACTGGACAGAAATCGATATATGGAATTACATACTAAGAGAGAACATAAAACTACCTTCTATATATTTTGCTCACTACAGAGATTGTATTGAATACAAAGGAAAACTCGTAGCAGTATCAACTTTTATCAAGATCGATCCAAATGACAAAATAGTAAGGAAAAAAGTAAGATTTAGAACTGTAGGTGATATGACTTGCACTGCTGCTATTGAAAGCAACGCAGACACTATTGAAAAAATAATTGAAGAGCTACTCTCAACAAACACAAGCGAAAGAGGAGCAACAAGACTCGACGACACGATATCTGAAACAGCAATGGAAGACAGAAAAAAAGTTGGTTACTTTTAG